The stretch of DNA TCACCGACATATAACTCCTGGTTCCCACGAAAGAATTCGCCATCGAATCAATCAACTGTCCAGAAACCCCGAAATCACAGATCTTTATCTCCCCGCTACTATTCACCAGAATATTGCTAGGTTTCACATCCCGATGCATGATGGCATGCTTATCCCTCAAGTAACTCAGCCCTTTCAACACAGCGCAGGTAATTTTGGCCAGAATCGGCTCCGGAATGCGACCCGCTCGTTTCAAAATCAAATCCAGCGAACCACCATCCATGTACTCCATGCAGATGCTAATCTCACCGTCGCTGTAAAACGCTCCGTAGAATCCGACAATGTGCGGAAAGTTGCAATCGTGCAGCACCTTCAGCTCCCGGATTATCTGTTTCTTAATCGCAGGTTTCACCTCCAGATGAATCAACTTCCGGGCCATTATGAGCTGTGTTGGAATGTGTCGCACCTTCATCACTACCCCTCCGTTACCCGAACCCAGCTCGCCGAGCTTCTCTAGATCCTCATCGCTCAGCTCGCCAATTTTCTCCTTCTGGCTGAGGAAAACCTTTATCCGCTTTCTTGCGTTCTCATCGATTTCCAGCTCCTCCAGGGTTTCCGTCAACGCATCGATACTGTTCTTTGCCTTGCCCAGCAAATTGTGTTTCCCAATGACGTACTCTGTGCCCGAAGGAGTCTTGAAGGATGGCGTTGGGGTTGTCTGCTGACCTGCGGGAACATCCACCGAGCCTGGTGGCAACGTGAGATTTAGTTTGTTCTTCGTCATTTTACTCATTTAGCTACTGCGTTCAGCGCCGCGGAACGCACCTGGAATTCGAACAGAAGCacatcgtttttttttacgaCACCAAAAAGATGGAAGATGATGTACACATTACTTACTTCGGAGCAAGGAAAATCGATGACAGCAAATAAACGATTGGTCACGCAAAAGTTCTGTACTTCAACCCACTACAAATGATGATATTCCACGTGACACTTCTCTGTGATGCAAGAAAAATATGAATCTCACCCGAAAAGTGAGGATTTGTTCACGAATTGAACACTTTTACTTCAAACAATTGCGGTGTCCGGAGATATATTCGCCACTGCGCTCTTCTGTATCTCTACGTTTGTTTCTTGTGTTTGGAAGTTTGACAACCTGACTGCACGATGTGTTGCCAAACGAAAGAGTGTGTACAACTCAATAGGGTAACTGCCAGATGAAAGATGTGGCTTTGCATGGGTAAATTAGGATTGgacgatctttataaaaagctTGATCTTGGTGAATCGATTTTCTAATTGTCGGTATCAGAGAATCGATCATCGATAAATCAAAAGACGTcttttttaaattcaactacTCATCCTATGTGAGTGTCGTTTTTTCACAGggaatgaatgttttatatttctattcaaTCATTAAAAGTATTTTGTTTCATGAAGGCCGAAACATGAAGGCATGAAGGccacaaataaaattaaaattcagaaTAAATCATCTTgtgcatcttcttcttcttaaatgacaCTAACGTCCCTAGggaaacttcgccgtctcaacgtagtattacccatagaggcaaatgaactgcaaattttaaagcctcttaaaacaaAGAAGCAAAGCAAAGTAGTACTATAcatatgacagacatacaactgaaCTAGCGCTGTACTTCAAAAATTgaatgtctgtcaccatgtacagcgctggaaccatgcaagcatctcggtacaatcgctgtatctgtaccgaccaGTTTCACCGTTGTAAATGGCTACAGTTGCACTGTGCGCATAGACGATTAGTGGTGgatagcatgaacaaaccgaatcaaaacacttggtaaacattctCTGCATTGACTttttcttgagttaataactcagattggaaacttgtttgttgggTTCAATAGTtgagacgctaaataaaaaccttcttcattgaaatatgtggtgaaaattgtgattgtcagtttgacatgcggtacaatctacaaccaaagtatgactgtcatgctacgatggtacctgtacaacgctgtacatgTACAACGccagtacag from Toxorhynchites rutilus septentrionalis strain SRP chromosome 3, ASM2978413v1, whole genome shotgun sequence encodes:
- the LOC129776046 gene encoding dual specificity mitogen-activated protein kinase kinase dSOR1, producing MSKMTKNKLNLTLPPGSVDVPAGQQTTPTPSFKTPSGTEYVIGKHNLLGKAKNSIDALTETLEELEIDENARKRIKVFLSQKEKIGELSDEDLEKLGELGSGNGGVVMKVRHIPTQLIMARKLIHLEVKPAIKKQIIRELKVLHDCNFPHIVGFYGAFYSDGEISICMEYMDGGSLDLILKRAGRIPEPILAKITCAVLKGLSYLRDKHAIMHRDVKPSNILVNSSGEIKICDFGVSGQLIDSMANSFVGTRSYMSPERLQGTHYSVQSDIWSLGLSLVEMAIGMYPIPPPDAKMLDYIFQEKGDDSSPGQNIIEPKPMAIFELLDYIVNEPPPKLEHSSFTDKFKDFVDRCLKKNPDERADLKTLINHDWIKNIEQEDVDIAGWVCKTMDLLPSTPKRNVSPN